From the genome of Branchiostoma lanceolatum isolate klBraLanc5 chromosome 11, klBraLanc5.hap2, whole genome shotgun sequence:
GTAAGTTTAAAGCTAACCTTCCGGATGTTCTCGCCCAACCAGGCGTAGACAAAGGGGTTGACGGAGGAGTTGGCGTAGGCCATGCAGTGGGCCCAGATCTTGACGTAGTAGGTTGCCATGGTGAGCGGGAAGTCCGGGTGATAATTACGGACCATGTTCAGGAACTACGGAAGAAATAGGGATGTGGATAAAAAAtattctccaaacagaggtttgggCTCCGGCCtctttttgacgtcttttaatGACGTTTTTGTCGAGTTTTCTACTTTGAAAGGTTTTCCTTTTGGATACGTTTTGGGGAGCTGTATTGTGAAGCGAGAATGGAACATAGATAGAAACTATtacatctttttaaaaatacaCATACATCTTTAACCGACCAAGATGGCTGACGCCGAATGACGTCACATTGCTAGTCACGTGATTGTAAGTACCTGGATTGGCCCCCAGCAGATTGCGAACAGCAGCAGCATCACCACCACGATCAGGGTTGTCTTCCGCTTCTGCTGAGTCAGCGAATCACGTGGTCCCCTGGGATCGAGAACGAAAACGCCACCGGGCATTAGGGACGGGAACAGGAAAAATGGACGCCGTTCAGAGGACGTACCTCAAGTCATGAAATCAAACATGCTCAACTGAATACTCATTTATGTAATCAACGTTTGATCATGACTATCACTCAATCATCACCTCATACTTCTTCCACTATATATTCCTAATGCAGAAAGTAAGTCGGGAGGTGACAGTCGCCAAAAGTGCCACTTCAAGTAGTCCACTGATGAAGGGAGGGAGGCTAAGGAGACGAAATGAAATGTAAAAGTTAATGAAACAATGGAAAGAGGGTGATCTTAGCACTAAGCTTTCATACCCCTCCCCCTACCTTAACTTTTTATTCTACTGATCATGAAAGGCCTTACTTCCAGGCGGGGTATCCATGTGTGTCCATGGCCACCTTGATGTTACCCGGGACCTGGGTGCCCCAGAGCCGGCTGACCATCCAGCCACAGCACACCGTGGTGATGCCCACCTGAGAATAAGGTAATATCTATAATTTCGAATTGTGGTAAATGGGTACATGCACCAACGGGTAGAGACATTATCATGGCAGAGATAGAATTAAAGGTTTCACCCAGGCCTGATGGTGTTCTGAGTCAAATTTTTAGAGAACAACAGTTACCCATGTGTGGAGAGCCACGCTTACCCATGTGTGGAGAGCCACGCTTACCCATGTGTGGAGAGCCACGCTTACCCATGTGTGGAGAGCCACGCTTACCCATGTGTGGAGAGCCACGCTTACCCATGTGTGGAGAGCCACGCTTACCCGTGTGCGGAGAGCCACGCTTACCCATGTGTGGAGAGCCACGCTTACCCATGTGTGGAGACTCAGAGCCACGCTTACCCATGTGTGGAGAGACACGCTTACCCATGTGTGGAGAGCCACGCTTACCCGTGTGCGGAGAGCCACGCTTACCCATGTGTGGAGAGCCACGCTTACCCATGTGTGGAGACTCAGAGCCACGCTTACCCATGTGTGGAGAGACACGCTTACCCATGTGTGGAGAGCCACGCTTACCCGTGTGCGGAGAGCCACGCTTACCCATGTGTGGAGAGCCACGCTTACCCATGTGTGGAGACTCAGAGCCACGCTTACCCATGTGTGGAGAGACACGCTTACCCATGTGTGGAGAGCCACGCTTACCCATATGTGGAGAGCCACACCACGGCACGAAATGCGATATTTAAGCAAAGTTTCCGAAATACGTATAAAGACCTTAAACACGGCGAAATATTTCGGGAAGCTTTAAGACTTCATAAAGGTCCGTGGGCAGTGGGCGCGACTGTATACATAAATCTTAGTCGATGTGTTTACTTTGAAGTCCTCTTTgaaaacaaacggcatctttcctacatCTATAAACAAGATATACAACGAACGGGCGAGACCTTGCCCCCTAAGCGTATATGCCTCGTTTACCtctaggaaatgttgcgttttaacgTTATTTCTTCACTGTAAAGTTTTCCTCTTTAGCTGTAGAAGATTATTTCTCTAGATAATGTGCCGTGTTGTTCACACTTACATGGGCGCGACTGTATACAGACATCTTAGTCGATGTGTTTACAAAGTCCTCTCAgaaaacaaacggcatctttcctacttctataaacaagaTATACAACAAACGGGCGAGACCTTGCCCCCTAAGCGTATATGCCTCGTTTACCtctaggaaatgttgcgttttaacgtaatttttttactgttaagtttttcctctttAGCTGTGGAAGATTATTTCTCTATATAATGTTCCGCGTTGTTCACACTTACGTGGGCGCGACTGTATACAGAAATCTTAGTCGATGTGTTTACAAAGTCCTCTCAgaaaacaaacggcatctttcctacttctataaacacgGATCAAGGAGTCTAAGGCGTGCGCGAGTCATcgggtgttgtacgaaacccagaggcgcgATGAAAGTGAAGGGCCGTCCGCCgcggtccgaggtgggatccccgcGGAGACGCGTAGATGGGCACCCACCCGGCATCGCGATCAGCCGATTTCAAGCACTAGACCTGAAATAAAGAGGACAAGGACCGTTACGGTCAGAAAGAAacctacgggagctaaggaagctcgcgaCGAATCGGACTAAGTGGAAAAGATTGAAGGAAGACtgattgcggctgcaggatgtttctactactgcagcagcagcagaaaacagtagTGGACTACTACACTTACCCACATGTAGAGAGCCACACTTACATGCATGTGCAGAGACACACCCATATGTGGAGAGACACACTTACCCATATGTAGAGAGCCACACTTACTATGTTTGAAGACACACGCTAAGCTATACCATACGCGTCGCCGACACGTACAATTAGCTACGCACCTACTTTTCCTGACTGTATGTTGAGAGCCACATTCACCCATAACCGGGCACACCGGGTGTGCCAATGCTCAAGCCAACCCCTTGTATGTACATACTAAAGCTCTAAGCAAAAAAAGTGTGTGTTGCAAAACGAACAAGCAACCAAACAAACCGGTAGGAGATAGGCTGCGATGAAGGTCCAGGTAGCGTAGCCTGCTGCCCAGGCCCTGGACGGGTAGAACTCGGCACAATACACCTGCTGTCCCGCCCAGTAATAGTCCTCTAGTCGCGCGTAGACGGCCGCCGGCACGGAGGCAAGGAACGAGACTATGACAAGAATGAAGGTTTCGTTAATCATACCTCTCACGTAACTTTATTTCTGACTGATACAAACTTGGCATGAGTAAGCAATCGAGTGCAAATAGGTTGAAAATGAAAGTACTAGTACCAGAACACGATAGCAATCTAATTCAAATTTTAAAAACGAAAGAAATAAAACTGCCCGAAAGGGAGTCTTGCATGGAGGCTACTCACCGATCCAGATGCAGACGCTGACGATCTTTGCCATGCGGGGGGTCCTCCAGCGGTGGGAGGTGAGGGGCCGGGCGATGGCGAGGCACCGGTCCACACTCATGGCGGCCAGGGTGATGCACGTCACCGTCACCGTCACCTAGACCGACgtcaaaaaaatgttaatggaaATGTTAGTTTGCGGTCGATCAGAAATATTTATGATCTGTCAATTTTTCTTCGTAACTCTCATTAGAAATATCAGAAATACGTGATGTGACATAAGTgtcattaacgttatatagatCAGGGAGACTGCCATGTTTGTGGGATGGgtcgatccaagatggcgaccggtAATTCGAAACGTACGGCCGATGATTTTAAGAAAGAATGTCCCGATGTTTTTTTGAACATGCAGAGATATGAAGAGAAATCAACTGTTTGGAACATTTCTCATGACGCATTTTAAACCTACCAACATGGGTCGGACGCAGAATCACCAA
Proteins encoded in this window:
- the LOC136445176 gene encoding cornifin-A-like; amino-acid sequence: MAEIELKVSPRPDGVLSQIFREQQLPMCGEPRLPMCGEPRLPMCGEPRLPMCGEPRLPMCGEPRLPMCGEPRLPVCGEPRLPMCGEPRLPMCGDSEPRLPMCGETRLPMCGEPRLPVCGEPRLPMCGEPRLPMCGDSEPRLPMCGETRLPMCGEPRLPVCGEPRLPMCGEPRLPMCGDSEPRLPMCGETRLPMCGEPRLPICGEPHHGTKCDI
- the LOC136445378 gene encoding G-protein coupled receptor 54-like is translated as MVSRLWGTQVPGNIKVAMDTHGYPAWKGPRDSLTQQKRKTTLIVVVMLLLFAICWGPIQFLNMVRNYHPDFPLTMATYYVKIWAHCMAYANSSVNPFVYAWLGENIRKSFQKILPGCFKKAPETPSLFLTPTEVNNWSSIMAYGEDNACVRG